TCAGGATGAACGCCGCCCAGAACAGCAGCGTGCGGGACACGCTCGTCCAGTAGTAGGCTGCCACGACCAGCGCGAGCAGCCCGCCGAACACGACGGCCGCACCCGTGTAGCCCAAGCCCGCCGTGTCGGCTGTCCAGTCGCCTAACGCGGTGCCCAGCGTTTGGGAGAACATGATCGTCAGCCAGTAGAAGGCTTCTGCCTTGGGCGAGCTGACCGTGCTCACCGACACGGAGCCGAGGGTGCGATGCCAGACGAAGAGCGAGCCGAGCAGCAAGGCCAGCAGCAAGCTCGAACCTCCAGCGTACCCGATTCCCAGCGATCGATCCGCAAAATCGGCCAATGTCGTGCCGACCGTGGTCGTGGCGATGATGGTTGTCCAGTACAGGAAGGGATGGAAGCCTTTGGCCTTGACCTGCGCGACGACGGCAGCCAGGAAGATCGCCGCGAAGATGGCTGTACCGACCAGGTAGCCCAGGTTCATGGACATCGAAACCGCATCACCGCCAGTTTCACCGAGCGTCGTGGCGGCAATCTTGATGAGCCAGAAGCCCAGCGTGACTTCGGGCACCTTGGCCAGCGCGTGTTCAGTGGATGTTTTCATGGGGCGCGCTCACTTTCCTTCGAGCGTGTTAAAGGTTTTCAGCAGGGCATCCATCGCAGCCTTGCAGTCAGCCTGGCTTGGCGTGTCTGCGCGAAGCGTCGCAAGCGACTTGTCGATGGCCTTGTCGAGCAGATGCCAGTCATCTGCCGCGCGCGGTTTGAGTCCGGCTTCGGCCGAATCCCATGCGACTTCCAAGTCCTTGATGCGTGACTTGGCAGCAGGCAGATCGCCCTTGTCAACGATGGCGGCGACATCAGTGGCGATGCTGCGGAAGGCCGACAGGTCGCCCAGCTTGGATGCAGTTTTGACTTGCAAGGCCGAGACAGTCTGGGCCGGTGTAGTTGATGCCGAGCTTGCGTTGTTCTGATCGGCAGATTTGGAACAACCAGCCGCGAGGACCACGAGCACGGCGGCCGAAATGGCGGCAACAGGGCGAGCGATTGAGTGCTTTATGAGCATGTTTTTCTCCTTGTGTAGAGCGAAGATGGTTATTCGACGAGCTGGGCCGAGCGGCGTCCATTCATGCCGATCTGCGCGACGGCCACCAGCATGACGATCACCGTGAGGAACAAGGCGCTTGTCCACATGGCACCCATGCCAAGGCCGCCATAGGTCTTGGCCTGAGTCAGCAAGTCGCCGAGTGCGGCCCCGAAGGGGCGGGTCAATATGTAGGCGATCCAGAAGGTCAGAACGGCGTTGCCGCCCATGCGCCAGGCGGTATAGGTGATGCCAATCAGCACACCGAACGCCACCGCGCCCCAGGTAAAGCCCAAGCCCAATGCCTCGGTCGCCAAATCGCCAGCAGCCGTGCCCAGCGCGAACGTGCAGAGGATGGCAGCCCAATAGAACAGCTCCCGGCTGCGCGTCACAATGTCGTGAATGGACAGGGTGCGCTCGATCCGATACCAGACGAAGAAGATCGCGGCGAGCGCAACGGCGAACGCCGAGGTGCTGATGTACAGGCTGACGCCAAGGCCATCGGTCAGCAGATCGGTGATCTGGGTGCCGACCACGCTGACCAGTACCACCGTCAGCCAGTAAATCCAAGGGGTATAGCGTCGGGTGCGCAACTGCATGAACAAGGCGGCCGCCAACAGGGCAGCCATGACGGTTCGAGTCACGCCTTGCCCCCACCCTGCGTTGACCGCCAGGAAATCGGCTCCCGTCTCGCCCACCGTGGTGGACATGATCTTGATGATCCAGAACGACAGCGCGACTTCCGGGACTTTATTGAGCCAGCCAGTGGTGCTGCTCGTGGGCAATTTGTTCATGGTGTTCTCCTGCCGGGGGTGAAATGGTTTGCCAGCAGTTTGAACATGCTGACTTAGCCCGCCCATAGGCTCACTCGCGCACCCATCCAAGCGCGATCAACCCGCTGAAAAGCCGCCGATGGATTCCGGTGGAAAGTTGATAACTTGGCAATAGATACCAGTGTGCTTCACGTAACGTCAGCCAGGCACAGATTGCAGCAACGGCGATGGCCCCGAGCATGTCGAATGGGAAGTGCACTCCAAGGTAGATGCGCGCCCAGGCAATGGGAACGCCCAGCAAAGCCAAAGTCACGCCTGCAATTCGTGGGCCTCGTTGCAGCGCGAGGCTGAAGGCAACCGCCCACCACAGCGTCAGGTGATCGCTTGGGAAAGACGAATCGGCAACATGAGGGATGAGGGTGTGACCCAGGCCGATCATGAAAGGTCGAGGATGCAACCAAGCCAGGCCGATGATCTGGTTGATGAGCAGGCCCAGCAATCCCGATGCGCTAGCAACGAGCATCGTCTTGCGGGTAGGCTCGCCGCCGCGAAGCCAGCCGATGCCGATCAGGAGTGGAACCGCCCAGATGAGCTGTTCGGCAAAGAAGGTGGCCAACGTCAGAGCCAAAGCACTGGGATGCTCCGGTGCGTTGAGCCAGAGAAAAAATGTATGGTTGAGTGATTCCATGAGGTCTCCGGGCCGGATCGCCTCCGAGGGAAACGATCCGGCCATACTGTCGGGAGTCAGTCCCGCTTGTCGTGGTCATCATCGTGATCCGCCTTGTCCTCGGTAGACGAGATGACCGTGCCCTTGTCGGCATCGACCCGGACATCGAAGACCTTGGCCCCGCTGACGACTTCCACGTCGTAGACCCAGCCTTGCTTCGAGTTCTCGTACTCGGCGCGTGACGCCTTGCCATTGGCGTGCTGCTCGGCGACGGTGACCGCCTGAGTGAGGGGAATCTTGGCCTTGCTGATTGCCAGTGCGTCGTTTTCCATACCGCCATTGGCGGCGTAGGCGACCGCGCCGGTTGCAGCGATGGCGACGGCCAGAAGGGAAAGTTTGGTATAGCGGTACATGATGCTTCTCCAGAAGAGTGCAGGGATTTGCACAGTGGAGAAGGTACGCAGGCAGACTTAGCTCGCACTGAGCCGGGAAGTTTTCGCTCTCGCCGATGTAGTGTTATCGACTCCTGACAATTGGTGCAGTCGTCTTCTGAAAATGACAGCTATCTCCGTCCCGGCAGAATCAGCCGGCGGCAACTGGCGCTGGCAGTCGCTGGCGGCCTGGCCATCGTCGCCAACTGGCTGTTGCTGTTCTCGGCCTACTCCGGCGCGTCTATTTCCATCGCCACGGCGGTCTACAACACGCAGCCGTTCATGCTCGTTGGCCTCGGCGCATTGTTCCTTGGCGAGCGCCTGACGCTCGCCAGGTTCGGATGGCTCGTGCTGGCGTTCGGCGGCATGCTGCTGATCGTGCGTGCGGGGCCCGATGCCGGCGCCATGGATGGGCGCTATCTGGTCGGGATCCTGCTGGCACTGGGCGCCGCGTTCTGCTACGCGCTGGCCGCGCTGATCGCCAAGAAGCTCAAGGATGTCCCGCCGCACCTGATCGCGCTGATTCACGTGATCGTCGGCACGGTGACGCTGCTCCCGATGAGCCTGCAAGCGGACTGGCCCACCGGCGCCGCAACATGGACGACGCTGGTCACGCTCGGCTTCGTGCATACCGGCGTGATGTACATCCTGCTGTATGGCGCCATCCAGAAACTGTCCACCTCGCTGACCGGCGCGTTGTCGTTCATCTATCCGATCGTGGCCATCCTGGTGGACCGGCTCGCGTTCGGCCATCACCTGCACCCGTCGCAGATCGCCGGCGCCACGCTGATCCTGCTGGCCGCCGCGGGCATGACGATGGGATGGTCGTGGCGCAAGCGCCTGCCGTCGGCCGCGCGCAAGCCGTCCGCCTGACCGCGGTCAATCGACTTCGATCGCGGCCGGCCTTCGCCCACCCGGCGCCGCCACACCGAGCCAACGGGCGAAGAGCTTGAGCGTCAGCCCGTTGAAGAACAGGTTCAGCAGCACGAAGCCCGCTGCCATGGCCGCCGCGAAATGACGGGTGTCTGGCGCCAGGTCCTGATTCCGGGCCAGGCAGATGGCCAGTGTCAGCGTCACGGGACCACGCACGCCACCCCAGGCAATCAGCAACTGGTGCGAGACCGGCAACGGTTTGCAGATGCCAATCCGGCTCATCATCGGCATGCTCACGGACAAGATGCCGAACCGGCTCGCCACCGCCGCGACCAGCACGAGCAGCAGGATGACGACGTCGATCATGCGCAGGTCGTCGAGCAGCGACGGCACGTGTGCTGTCGCCAGCAGCAACACGCTGGCGCTGGCAATAGTGGCCTGATAGAGCCACAACTGGCGAAACAGCTTGACGTGCGATGCAGGGCGCCGCGAAAGCATGATCCGCCCGACCACGAGCCCCGCGCACACCACCGCCGCCACGCCCGACACATGCAGCACGCGCTCCGCGAACGGATAGATCAGGTTAGGCAACGCGAGCGATAGCGAGTACTCGGCGAACGGCGGGCTGCGCATCGCGCCCGACACGAACACCAACACCACGCCCACGAGCCAGCCGACCGCGCAACCGCCAAGCAGCGAGAGAAGAAACTGGGCCAGCGGAAAATGCGCGGCATCGTGTGTCGGCATGACCGAAATCACGCCCGTCAGCAAGGTTGTGATCGCAATCGCGGCGGCATCGTTGAACAGGCTCTCGCCTTCGACCAGCCGAATCAGCCGCGCCGGCGCGCCACTGCTCTGGAACAGGCCGATGACCGTGGACGGATCGGTGGTGCTGACGATCGCACCGAGCAAGAGGCAGGCGATCAGTCCCTGCCCGCTGGTCAGGTAAGCCACCGCGCCGACGCTCAGCGTTGCCGCGACCACGGCGCCGATGGCCAGCAGCAGGATTGGGCCGAGGTCGGCGACGAACCCTGAACTATCGACCTCGATTGCCGCCTGAAACAGGATTGGCGGCAGGAAGATCCAGAGATAGGCCTCGGGCGGCATGGCCGGCGACAGGAACGGCGCGATAGTATTCGCTGCGAATGCGGGCGCGACATGCTCTAGCGCCACATAGCCGAAGCCGATAGTGACGCCGGCGGCGGTCAGGATGATCGGGTCGGGCAACCGCACACGTTGTGCGATGACATGGCAAATGGCGATGAAGAACAGCAGCACGCCGACTCGCGTAGTCAGTTCAATGGCAACGTCCAAGGTTGGGCTCCTGATACGGATGGGGAGTTGGCTGAGGGCGCTGGCGGCTCTTCCTGCACTATTGCGGGACGAGCATTGAGTAGTCCGGTTAGATGCACGGCTGGCGGCCAAGATTCTGCCGATTCGCGCAATTCCGCATTGCAGAGTGACGGCGGAGTCGTGTAAAGCCCCGCGCTGCAAGGCTGGGCGGGGTATTGCCGCCCACCGGTGACCGTATGCGATCCGCCACAACCCCTGCGTGGCATTGACCGTGCGGGTCGCCGTCGCTAGGATAGCCCGGCGCCAGCCCTTGCCTGGCCGGCGCGGCAAACGGCGCGGCAGGCCGGACTGCGCAACCGAAGTGGCCGATCGACCAGACCATGACCCACCAGCCCCCGGCGATGGACGCGGATATCCGCGTGATGCTTGTAGAAGACGACCCGGCCACCAGTGCCCGCCTGACTTCCGCGCTTGCCAGCGTGCCCGGCATCCATGTGATGGCGACCTGCCAGAACCGCGTCAGCGCCTGCGAGTGGCTGACCGTCAATACGCCCGATGTGGTGCTGTGCGACCTGGGCCTGCCCGATGGCTCCGGCATCGACGTGATCCGCTTTGCCCGGCGCCGGCACCCACACTGCGAGTGCATGGTCATCACCATGTTCGGTGATGAGGCCAATGTGCTGGCCAGCATCTCGGCCGGGGCCACCGGCTATCTGCTCAAGGACGCTTCCGACGAAGACCTGCGTGCCTCTGTGCGCGAGCTTCGCGCAGGCGGCTCTCCGATGAGTCCCGTGATCGCCCGCCGCGTCATTAACCGGTTGCGCGATGCGAACATCCCTGCCCCGCGCGCCGTCCGTGCGGAACCGGCGACGCCGTTGTTACCAGAGGCCGTTGTTGCGCTCTCCGCGCGGGAGTCCGAGATTCTCGACCTCGTCGCGCGCGGCTACACGTATGCGGAGATCGCCCGGCACCTGTCCATCAGCGTGAATACGGTGGCGGCCCACATCCGCAACATCTACGGCAAGTTGGCCGTGAACTCGCGCTCCGAGGCGGTTTTCGAAGCCCACAAGCTTGGTCTGCTGAAATCGATGTGAGCCGCACGGTGATCGCGCGCCTCACTCCCGCCCCGCGCTCCCAGCGCTCCTCGCGATGGATCGCCCTGCTGCTCGGCTTCGTCACCCTGGCCGCGCTGATGCTGGCCGCGTGCTCGCCCGTCGGCGACGACAAGCGCGAAGACAAGCGCGAAGACGCCACCAACGCCTCCACACAGATCTTCAGGCAAGCCGATGGCACATTCGGCGCGATCCACTGCAGCGGCGGCGCAAACGCACACGACAACGCCGCTGGCAGCACTGGCTCGCCATCCGCACCGGTCTCGCTGCCGTACTACTGGGACCGCGAATTGCCGCGCCAGAGTGGCACCGCCACTTTCCGCATCCGCTTTCCCCATGAGGCTGGCGGCCGCGAAGGTCTGGGGTTCTACCTCGCACGCGCGGCCAACAGCTTCGAGATGCGCCTGAACGGCAAGCTGCTGGCCACTGCCGGAGACCTTTGCGCGCCGGCCCTGTATGGCGGACAGCGTCCGCTCCATGTGCCCGTGCCGCAGGCCATGCTGCAGCCTGACAACGAACTGGTGGTCACGATCTCCGCCCGGGCGGACGCGCGTGGCGGTCTGTCGGCGATCGAGTTCGGGCCCGATAGCGTGACGCGCGCGCACTATGACCGCGCGCTCTGGTTCCGCGTGATCGGCCCGCTGGTCATTGCGGCTGTCAGCCTGGTGCTGGCCGGTATCTCGCTGATGATCTGGTGGCGG
This genomic interval from Cupriavidus metallidurans CH34 contains the following:
- a CDS encoding COG4705 family protein yields the protein MKTSTEHALAKVPEVTLGFWLIKIAATTLGETGGDAVSMSMNLGYLVGTAIFAAIFLAAVVAQVKAKGFHPFLYWTTIIATTTVGTTLADFADRSLGIGYAGGSSLLLALLLGSLFVWHRTLGSVSVSTVSSPKAEAFYWLTIMFSQTLGTALGDWTADTAGLGYTGAAVVFGGLLALVVAAYYWTSVSRTLLFWAAFILTRPLGAVVGDFLDKPLSAGGLALSRYSASAALLAFMLTAILLFRQRAARTAH
- a CDS encoding COG4705 family protein; translated protein: MNKLPTSSTTGWLNKVPEVALSFWIIKIMSTTVGETGADFLAVNAGWGQGVTRTVMAALLAAALFMQLRTRRYTPWIYWLTVVLVSVVGTQITDLLTDGLGVSLYISTSAFAVALAAIFFVWYRIERTLSIHDIVTRSRELFYWAAILCTFALGTAAGDLATEALGLGFTWGAVAFGVLIGITYTAWRMGGNAVLTFWIAYILTRPFGAALGDLLTQAKTYGGLGMGAMWTSALFLTVIVMLVAVAQIGMNGRRSAQLVE
- a CDS encoding undecaprenyl-diphosphatase gives rise to the protein MESLNHTFFLWLNAPEHPSALALTLATFFAEQLIWAVPLLIGIGWLRGGEPTRKTMLVASASGLLGLLINQIIGLAWLHPRPFMIGLGHTLIPHVADSSFPSDHLTLWWAVAFSLALQRGPRIAGVTLALLGVPIAWARIYLGVHFPFDMLGAIAVAAICAWLTLREAHWYLLPSYQLSTGIHRRLFSGLIALGWVRE
- a CDS encoding PepSY domain-containing protein; this translates as MYRYTKLSLLAVAIAATGAVAYAANGGMENDALAISKAKIPLTQAVTVAEQHANGKASRAEYENSKQGWVYDVEVVSGAKVFDVRVDADKGTVISSTEDKADHDDDHDKRD
- a CDS encoding DMT family transporter — protein: MQSSSENDSYLRPGRISRRQLALAVAGGLAIVANWLLLFSAYSGASISIATAVYNTQPFMLVGLGALFLGERLTLARFGWLVLAFGGMLLIVRAGPDAGAMDGRYLVGILLALGAAFCYALAALIAKKLKDVPPHLIALIHVIVGTVTLLPMSLQADWPTGAATWTTLVTLGFVHTGVMYILLYGAIQKLSTSLTGALSFIYPIVAILVDRLAFGHHLHPSQIAGATLILLAAAGMTMGWSWRKRLPSAARKPSA
- a CDS encoding cation:proton antiporter, whose product is MDVAIELTTRVGVLLFFIAICHVIAQRVRLPDPIILTAAGVTIGFGYVALEHVAPAFAANTIAPFLSPAMPPEAYLWIFLPPILFQAAIEVDSSGFVADLGPILLLAIGAVVAATLSVGAVAYLTSGQGLIACLLLGAIVSTTDPSTVIGLFQSSGAPARLIRLVEGESLFNDAAAIAITTLLTGVISVMPTHDAAHFPLAQFLLSLLGGCAVGWLVGVVLVFVSGAMRSPPFAEYSLSLALPNLIYPFAERVLHVSGVAAVVCAGLVVGRIMLSRRPASHVKLFRQLWLYQATIASASVLLLATAHVPSLLDDLRMIDVVILLLVLVAAVASRFGILSVSMPMMSRIGICKPLPVSHQLLIAWGGVRGPVTLTLAICLARNQDLAPDTRHFAAAMAAGFVLLNLFFNGLTLKLFARWLGVAAPGGRRPAAIEVD
- a CDS encoding response regulator transcription factor, whose translation is MTHQPPAMDADIRVMLVEDDPATSARLTSALASVPGIHVMATCQNRVSACEWLTVNTPDVVLCDLGLPDGSGIDVIRFARRRHPHCECMVITMFGDEANVLASISAGATGYLLKDASDEDLRASVRELRAGGSPMSPVIARRVINRLRDANIPAPRAVRAEPATPLLPEAVVALSARESEILDLVARGYTYAEIARHLSISVNTVAAHIRNIYGKLAVNSRSEAVFEAHKLGLLKSM